The following proteins are co-located in the Dyadobacter chenwenxiniae genome:
- a CDS encoding DJ-1/PfpI/YhbO family deglycase/protease, producing MKAITKFILANLLSCFILFSAQAQTNARTSSGGVDELEILKQLTSTAVVADLPVYQLLNAPGNEQLKAFFFTPVKDPAALKGKRIAVIAADGFEEIEMLGPVWYFRALGAKVDIVAPKYNPAPERYGLGTPEMAKGYIMAIQYLQPVGWVKVDRTADQIKVADYDAIFIPGGAWNPDNLRFDKDVIKYIQDFNKAGKLVAAICHAPVVLATADILKGKKLTGYWNVHADLKNAGGVLQDVPVVTDGNLITSRHPIDVADFSKAVEQWLLKK from the coding sequence ATGAAAGCAATCACAAAATTCATCTTGGCAAATCTATTGAGCTGCTTTATCCTGTTTAGTGCGCAAGCGCAGACAAATGCAAGAACTTCATCCGGCGGCGTTGATGAACTTGAAATTTTGAAACAACTCACTTCCACGGCTGTCGTGGCCGACCTGCCCGTTTACCAACTACTCAATGCTCCCGGAAATGAGCAATTGAAAGCATTCTTTTTCACGCCAGTCAAAGATCCTGCGGCTTTAAAAGGAAAGAGGATTGCGGTGATCGCGGCAGACGGCTTTGAGGAAATTGAAATGCTGGGACCAGTCTGGTATTTTAGGGCATTGGGCGCGAAAGTGGATATTGTGGCACCGAAATACAATCCTGCGCCCGAGCGCTATGGTTTGGGAACGCCCGAAATGGCCAAAGGTTATATTATGGCGATCCAGTATTTGCAACCTGTGGGCTGGGTAAAAGTGGACCGCACGGCCGATCAGATAAAAGTGGCCGATTATGACGCTATTTTCATTCCTGGCGGCGCTTGGAACCCGGATAACCTGCGCTTTGACAAAGATGTGATCAAATACATTCAGGATTTCAATAAGGCAGGAAAATTGGTCGCAGCCATTTGTCATGCGCCGGTTGTACTGGCAACTGCTGATATTTTGAAAGGCAAAAAGCTGACTGGCTACTGGAACGTCCACGCCGATCTTAAAAATGCAGGTGGCGTTTTGCAGGACGTACCCGTGGTAACAGACGGAAACTTGATCACCAGCAGGCACCCGATTGATGTTGCTGATTTTTCGAAGGCTGTGGAGCAGTGGTTATTGAAAAAATAG
- a CDS encoding putative quinol monooxygenase, whose amino-acid sequence MKPKAFFSIPPRPQLLFFLLFILCIFQVTAQDIQQNNVARITQFEVKDAYQAQFRKALSEYVLHALSSGNNVMAEAYSEKENPRLLWLIERWDNKAALSQSAKDKQFTAITALTKEALQQPSKVFNVKDLEPLSKQQWRRSARKEDNPQTMMLFVNSKSGTAQRFKDVYHVAMPQFRREKGVVTYQLSQLENDSEQFVTYEKFRSEAAFQFHLKFPPIKPVVDYLETDIKEKPFQKGLHTLIEIAPLTRE is encoded by the coding sequence ATGAAACCGAAAGCATTTTTTTCCATTCCACCACGGCCTCAATTGTTATTCTTTCTGCTGTTTATCCTGTGTATTTTCCAGGTAACTGCGCAAGACATTCAGCAAAACAATGTTGCCCGGATCACGCAATTTGAAGTGAAGGATGCGTATCAGGCTCAATTTAGAAAAGCATTGAGCGAATACGTTTTACATGCGCTCAGCTCAGGCAATAATGTCATGGCCGAGGCTTATTCAGAAAAGGAAAATCCCCGCTTGTTATGGTTGATTGAGAGATGGGATAACAAAGCTGCGCTAAGTCAATCAGCGAAGGATAAGCAGTTTACAGCTATAACCGCGCTTACTAAAGAAGCATTGCAGCAGCCTTCCAAAGTATTTAATGTAAAAGATCTGGAACCTCTCTCGAAACAGCAATGGAGAAGATCCGCAAGAAAGGAGGATAATCCACAGACGATGATGCTTTTTGTGAACTCAAAATCAGGCACAGCGCAGCGTTTCAAGGATGTATATCACGTAGCAATGCCCCAGTTTCGCCGTGAGAAAGGCGTAGTTACTTATCAGCTCTCACAACTGGAAAATGACAGCGAGCAATTTGTGACCTACGAAAAATTCAGGAGCGAAGCCGCTTTCCAGTTTCACTTGAAGTTCCCGCCAATCAAGCCTGTTGTTGATTATCTGGAAACAGACATTAAAGAAAAGCCTTTTCAAAAAGGACTGCACACACTCATTGAAATAGCTCCTCTCACCCGCGAATAG
- a CDS encoding bestrophin family protein, producing MIVRKMLSVKAIYEFTGYHLWWLTGWMSLVAVLYHFTECRLMALPWLPLPLIGTAVAFYVGFKNNQSYDRLWEARKIWSEMTNSSRRLGTLARNTRSGELDVSDSVEVRRQIVFRHIAYIYQLRNQLLEPTPWEHVSLKGIFGLGKINRLRRARLAAIFENELQEAAGREYISEVESDQLKEYQNAAVQLLNLQTETIQKLYERKEITMIQQMQFQTAVNSFYDCQGNLERIKQSPLPRKYATFSFVFVCIFIFLLPFGIVGEFGKMGAAGVWLAIPVGAIIGWIFVAMEMTGDYSENPFEGLHNDTPMLSICREIEINMLQTIGEKDIPRPIQARGDTII from the coding sequence ATGATTGTCAGGAAAATGCTTTCTGTCAAAGCTATTTATGAGTTCACCGGCTATCATTTGTGGTGGCTCACGGGGTGGATGTCGCTGGTGGCTGTCCTGTATCATTTTACTGAATGCAGGTTGATGGCGCTTCCGTGGCTTCCGCTTCCGCTCATTGGCACTGCGGTTGCGTTTTATGTGGGTTTTAAAAATAATCAATCGTACGACAGGCTTTGGGAGGCGAGGAAAATATGGAGTGAAATGACGAATAGCAGCAGAAGATTGGGAACTCTAGCCCGCAATACCCGTTCGGGGGAGCTGGATGTGAGTGACAGCGTGGAGGTGAGAAGGCAGATTGTGTTCCGGCACATTGCCTATATTTATCAGCTTCGAAATCAACTGCTTGAACCCACTCCATGGGAACATGTCAGTTTGAAGGGGATTTTTGGATTGGGTAAAATCAACAGATTGAGGCGGGCAAGACTCGCTGCCATTTTTGAGAATGAGTTGCAAGAGGCAGCAGGGAGAGAATACATTTCCGAGGTGGAAAGTGATCAATTGAAGGAATATCAAAATGCGGCTGTACAATTGCTGAACCTGCAAACGGAAACGATCCAGAAGCTTTATGAGCGCAAAGAAATCACCATGATCCAGCAAATGCAGTTTCAAACGGCTGTGAATAGTTTCTATGATTGCCAGGGGAACCTGGAACGGATCAAGCAATCGCCATTGCCTCGAAAGTATGCCACATTCAGCTTTGTGTTCGTCTGCATTTTCATTTTTCTCCTGCCGTTTGGCATCGTTGGCGAGTTCGGTAAGATGGGCGCTGCCGGGGTCTGGTTAGCGATTCCGGTCGGGGCAATTATAGGCTGGATTTTCGTCGCCATGGAAATGACCGGTGACTATTCAGAGAACCCGTTTGAAGGCTTGCACAACGATACGCCGATGCTGTCCATTTGCAGGGAAATTGAGATTAATATGCTTCAAACCATAGGCGAAAAAGACATTCCGCGCCCGATTCAAGCCAGGGGAGATACAATTATTTGA
- a CDS encoding cupin domain-containing protein, with product MKAKGKLSLCLLCLLLGNLPTQAQQLKHLVIDKMEAKAISDGITLRSESGANGTFGYFVLKKDASVPMHKHVNEQYSFILKGSVKAIIGDTTIIIKAGEAVLIPANLPHSFTSLEEGTIDLDFFAPRREDWINGTADYFKKK from the coding sequence ATGAAAGCGAAAGGAAAATTATCACTTTGCCTGCTTTGCCTCCTGCTTGGAAATCTACCAACACAAGCCCAGCAGCTAAAACACCTGGTGATTGACAAAATGGAAGCTAAGGCAATCTCTGACGGCATTACACTCAGATCTGAGTCGGGCGCCAACGGCACATTTGGTTATTTCGTTTTAAAAAAAGACGCAAGTGTTCCCATGCATAAGCACGTAAATGAGCAGTATTCTTTCATCTTAAAGGGTAGTGTAAAAGCAATAATCGGCGATACAACGATCATTATCAAAGCTGGTGAAGCTGTGCTGATCCCGGCTAATCTTCCACACAGTTTCACCAGCCTTGAAGAAGGGACTATTGATCTGGACTTTTTTGCTCCCCGCCGCGAGGATTGGATCAACGGCACAGCTGATTATTTCAAAAAGAAGTAA
- a CDS encoding Na+/H+ antiporter: protein METDLIIYVSLVLMVAFLVLIARKLSIAYPILLVVAGLALSFIPGIPNVRIDPDIVFLIILPPILFDAAQQYSWRALWKWRRMVSVMAFGYVLLTSTFVAIVSCWLIPGFTMAQGFLLGAIISPPDAAAATAILKKLKLPKGLVSILEGESLLNDAASLTIFRFALAAVVSNQFVWYEALGTFAVITVSGIAIGAAIGMLYYALYKWLPTTSDLDVTLLLVLPYLNYIVAEELGSSGVIAVVTAGLLLSSQTHFVLPHSSRLKSNAILPSITFILNAIVFFLIGIQFPGIMKGLKDIPLSEALKIALIIAALIMLVRLVAGHISGIFTSFISKYIKVAVPHPGWRNPMIISWIGMRGVVSLASALSIPLVIPGGGEFPFRSLILFITYIVIIVTLVGQGLTLPWVIKTIKPEKIPGEVEDHDQLMAIEKYLFNAAHDKFSSSYAKDALENRMIQHKLELMAFKVGVYEGLDDDYQKEKVRAMVRHFNKVMMEVLEHERRHLIHFCRRDEFDDDVIRIMERRLDLKEETLEDHL, encoded by the coding sequence ATGGAAACCGATCTCATCATATATGTTTCATTGGTTTTGATGGTAGCATTCCTGGTGCTGATTGCCAGGAAGCTGTCCATCGCTTACCCGATCCTGCTTGTAGTAGCCGGGTTAGCATTGAGTTTCATACCAGGAATCCCCAATGTCCGAATCGATCCGGACATTGTTTTCTTGATTATCCTCCCTCCCATCCTTTTCGACGCAGCGCAGCAATATTCATGGCGGGCGCTCTGGAAATGGCGGCGGATGGTGAGTGTAATGGCATTTGGTTACGTTTTGCTCACTTCCACATTTGTTGCCATTGTTTCCTGCTGGCTCATTCCGGGCTTCACCATGGCCCAGGGTTTTCTGCTCGGGGCCATCATTTCACCGCCCGATGCAGCAGCGGCAACCGCGATCCTGAAAAAACTAAAACTTCCCAAGGGCCTCGTTTCCATCCTCGAAGGCGAAAGCCTGCTGAACGACGCAGCAAGCCTGACAATATTTCGGTTTGCACTCGCGGCTGTTGTTTCCAATCAATTCGTTTGGTATGAAGCACTTGGCACGTTTGCGGTGATCACCGTTTCGGGTATTGCGATTGGCGCAGCGATCGGAATGCTCTATTATGCTTTATACAAGTGGTTGCCCACTACGTCAGATCTGGATGTTACGCTTTTATTGGTGCTCCCCTACTTGAATTACATTGTTGCCGAAGAATTAGGATCTTCCGGGGTGATTGCGGTGGTTACTGCCGGATTGCTGCTTTCGTCACAGACTCATTTTGTCCTCCCGCACAGTAGCCGCCTGAAATCAAACGCCATATTACCGTCGATCACATTCATCCTGAATGCAATAGTATTCTTTCTGATTGGCATACAATTCCCTGGGATCATGAAGGGATTAAAGGATATCCCACTTTCCGAAGCGCTGAAAATAGCATTAATCATTGCTGCACTGATCATGCTGGTGAGGCTGGTCGCGGGACATATTTCGGGTATTTTTACATCATTTATTAGTAAGTATATCAAAGTGGCAGTCCCGCATCCGGGTTGGCGAAACCCCATGATTATCAGCTGGATCGGCATGCGGGGCGTCGTTTCACTTGCATCTGCATTATCCATTCCGCTTGTCATTCCCGGCGGTGGAGAATTTCCGTTTCGCAGCCTGATCTTATTTATCACCTACATTGTGATCATCGTCACGCTCGTCGGTCAGGGACTGACGCTTCCCTGGGTGATCAAAACTATCAAACCAGAAAAAATTCCTGGCGAAGTGGAAGACCATGATCAGCTCATGGCTATTGAAAAATATTTATTCAATGCTGCGCATGATAAATTTAGTTCCAGTTATGCAAAAGATGCTCTGGAAAACAGGATGATCCAGCACAAACTAGAACTTATGGCTTTCAAGGTAGGAGTTTATGAGGGGCTGGATGACGACTATCAAAAGGAAAAAGTGCGGGCGATGGTCAGACATTTTAATAAAGTAATGATGGAGGTTCTGGAACATGAAAGAAGACATTTGATTCATTTCTGTCGCAGGGACGAATTTGATGATGATGTCATCCGGATTATGGAGCGGCGACTGGACCTTAAAGAAGAAACGCTGGAAGATCATTTATGA
- a CDS encoding histidine kinase dimerization/phosphoacceptor domain -containing protein translates to MWAEQTKLFAQLRNSKADTRRVDILLKLGRYYMLREYYVYRTGDPKSQLDSALYFSDKALSLSKTLKYEQGTNEAVILKADAFIRSQDMGSALRILSSLQNETRFRLLVILGRHYLFHIPRTLRAKSHLDSSLLFLNQANKISSVLLSDKLQPERIHVKAMQSFILEGIHPSIKIYLELISKINAPGNEDREALLWHELTTLIPLREKKGLTRLYCFQKMRDLYKRNHNQEREAWVLKSIADIHIVSGMLDMAESELLEVLALYDAIGYRELHHIYDLLAITYRSKGDYGKSIFYATKAIESVEATNDSSSALTFYGQLAAMYRELGQSNKSIEWYSKLLDNRSFTAGENLFKFREAGFFARELIKLKREKEALAYMLSIESKNKPVGMQAEASLISSLAFCYKATRHERQADNYYTRLIKLAKKLPKDNQVTANAYYEIGQYFISKHQYEMASSYLRKALHESPGSVSISLKKDIYLLQYKADSGLNNWSSAARNLLIHKQLNDSIFNETKNWQMAELQVQFETAKKQKDIELLNSQNKFQRIKVEEANRTKNILLAAGTLLLVIIGLLLNRYLTKQKSNRILEEKKKELDEKNKFLETLNAEQDKLLEEKQWLIKEVHHRVKNNLQMVTSLLNSQSVYLEDDKAIVAVKDSLRRIQAMSLIHQKLYQGPNTSVVFMPDYINELINYLRESLESSTRIVFEQRIELIDLDVAQAIPLGLILNECVVNAIKYAFVNRQDGIVRIDLMRVSPDRIMLSVSDNGIGLPEGFDVNENNSLGLDLIRGLAKQINGDFVIESHKGVHIKLTFT, encoded by the coding sequence ATGTGGGCCGAACAAACCAAATTGTTTGCACAATTACGAAATAGCAAGGCAGATACAAGGCGCGTTGATATTTTGCTCAAACTCGGCCGGTATTACATGCTAAGGGAATATTACGTGTACAGAACGGGCGACCCGAAATCACAGCTGGACAGTGCGTTGTATTTCTCTGACAAAGCACTTAGTTTAAGTAAAACATTGAAATATGAGCAAGGAACAAATGAGGCGGTTATTTTAAAAGCGGATGCCTTTATCAGGAGTCAAGATATGGGTTCTGCTCTTCGGATATTAAGTTCATTACAAAACGAAACCCGCTTTCGTTTGCTGGTAATTTTAGGACGTCACTATTTATTCCATATCCCCAGGACTCTCCGGGCGAAATCACATTTAGATAGCTCACTGCTTTTCTTAAATCAAGCCAATAAAATATCGTCAGTATTATTGTCTGATAAGTTACAGCCGGAACGTATACATGTAAAGGCAATGCAAAGCTTTATCCTGGAAGGTATCCACCCCAGTATAAAAATATATCTGGAATTAATCAGCAAAATTAATGCACCCGGAAATGAAGATCGCGAAGCATTGCTGTGGCATGAACTTACGACGCTTATTCCGTTGAGGGAAAAAAAGGGTTTGACGCGCTTGTATTGTTTCCAAAAGATGCGGGATTTGTACAAAAGAAATCACAATCAGGAAAGGGAAGCCTGGGTTTTAAAATCCATTGCAGATATCCATATCGTAAGTGGAATGCTGGATATGGCTGAAAGCGAATTGTTGGAAGTTCTTGCACTTTACGATGCCATTGGCTATCGCGAACTACATCATATCTATGACCTGCTGGCCATCACTTACCGCAGCAAGGGTGATTACGGCAAAAGTATTTTTTATGCAACGAAGGCTATTGAAAGTGTGGAAGCAACTAACGATTCTTCTTCGGCACTGACATTTTATGGCCAGCTAGCCGCGATGTATCGAGAGTTGGGACAATCGAACAAAAGCATCGAATGGTATTCTAAGTTGCTCGATAACAGGTCGTTTACAGCTGGTGAGAATCTTTTCAAATTCAGAGAGGCTGGCTTTTTCGCAAGGGAGCTCATTAAGTTGAAGAGGGAAAAGGAAGCGTTGGCTTACATGCTCAGTATTGAGTCTAAAAACAAGCCAGTCGGGATGCAGGCGGAAGCTTCGTTAATCAGTTCGCTGGCATTTTGCTATAAGGCCACAAGGCACGAGCGACAGGCAGATAATTATTACACCAGGCTAATAAAGCTTGCGAAAAAATTACCCAAGGACAATCAGGTTACAGCCAACGCTTATTACGAGATTGGTCAATATTTTATTAGTAAACATCAGTATGAGATGGCCTCGTCCTATTTGCGTAAAGCACTACATGAATCACCTGGATCCGTTTCAATTTCGTTAAAAAAAGATATTTATCTGTTACAATATAAAGCCGATTCCGGTTTGAATAATTGGAGTTCGGCTGCTAGAAATCTTTTAATACACAAACAGTTGAATGATTCCATTTTTAATGAGACAAAGAACTGGCAAATGGCAGAACTTCAAGTGCAATTCGAGACTGCCAAAAAGCAAAAGGATATTGAGCTGCTGAATAGTCAGAACAAGTTCCAACGAATCAAGGTTGAGGAGGCCAATAGGACAAAAAATATTTTGCTGGCTGCTGGTACATTGTTACTAGTCATTATAGGCTTATTATTAAATCGCTATCTCACAAAGCAGAAAAGCAACCGCATTCTTGAAGAAAAGAAAAAGGAATTGGATGAGAAAAATAAATTTCTCGAAACGCTTAATGCGGAGCAGGATAAGTTGCTTGAAGAAAAGCAATGGCTGATCAAGGAAGTGCATCACCGCGTGAAGAACAATCTCCAAATGGTGACAAGTTTACTCAACTCGCAATCGGTATATCTGGAAGATGATAAGGCAATTGTTGCTGTAAAAGATAGTCTGAGACGCATACAGGCAATGTCCCTGATTCACCAAAAACTTTATCAGGGTCCGAATACATCTGTTGTTTTTATGCCGGATTATATCAACGAATTGATAAATTATCTGCGCGAAAGTTTGGAGTCCAGTACACGGATTGTATTTGAACAGAGAATTGAACTTATTGATCTGGATGTTGCACAGGCAATTCCACTAGGATTGATCCTTAATGAATGTGTTGTTAATGCGATTAAATATGCATTTGTTAATCGCCAGGATGGGATTGTACGCATCGATTTGATGCGGGTGTCACCGGATCGTATAATGCTCAGCGTATCAGATAATGGAATTGGTTTGCCAGAGGGATTTGATGTAAACGAAAATAATTCACTCGGTCTCGATCTCATACGAGGATTAGCAAAACAAATCAACGGCGACTTTGTAATTGAAAGCCATAAAGGGGTGCACATTAAGCTTACCTTTACGTAA
- a CDS encoding aldo/keto reductase: MEYRQLGNSALKLSAITYGSFAIGGTMWGGTEKNDARKAILTSIDHGITTLDTAPFYGFGLSEALIGESIKDRDRSAIQILTKFGMVWDGSNNGKGDFMMDIDQDGKQYPIYKYASKANVMKEVEESLQRLRTDYIDLLQLHWPDSTTPIEETMEAMQLLIDQGKIRAAGVSNYNEVQMLKAQEHINLASNQVPYSMLKRQIEAKVIPAAVENHIGIIAYSPLERGLLTGKFFNGNALKSDDHRNGYFSQFDLDKVKSLLERIEPIAQEKGATLSQLVLKWTTLQKGVTVVLAGARNEEQAISNAGAVDIDLSNEELDQINQAVNSL, translated from the coding sequence ATGGAATACAGACAGTTAGGTAACTCGGCGTTGAAGTTATCCGCGATCACGTACGGAAGTTTTGCGATTGGCGGCACCATGTGGGGCGGAACTGAAAAGAACGATGCGCGAAAAGCAATCCTGACTTCAATTGATCACGGCATTACCACACTGGACACGGCGCCATTCTATGGATTTGGCCTGAGCGAAGCGTTAATCGGTGAGTCTATTAAGGACAGAGATCGTTCAGCAATTCAGATTCTTACAAAATTTGGGATGGTGTGGGACGGAAGTAACAATGGCAAAGGTGACTTTATGATGGATATTGATCAGGACGGTAAACAGTATCCGATCTATAAATATGCCTCGAAAGCCAACGTCATGAAAGAAGTGGAGGAAAGCCTGCAACGGCTGCGGACCGATTACATTGACCTGTTGCAACTGCACTGGCCCGATTCAACCACACCCATTGAAGAAACCATGGAAGCAATGCAGCTCCTGATCGATCAGGGTAAGATCCGCGCGGCAGGGGTTAGCAACTATAATGAAGTACAAATGTTGAAAGCGCAGGAACACATCAACCTGGCGTCTAACCAGGTGCCTTACAGTATGTTGAAACGACAGATAGAGGCGAAAGTAATTCCTGCGGCAGTCGAAAATCATATTGGCATTATTGCATACAGTCCGCTGGAAAGGGGCTTGCTGACCGGGAAGTTTTTCAACGGCAACGCGCTAAAATCCGATGATCACCGGAATGGATACTTTTCGCAATTTGATCTTGATAAGGTAAAATCTTTACTGGAACGCATTGAGCCAATAGCGCAAGAAAAAGGCGCCACCTTATCACAACTAGTGTTAAAATGGACAACACTTCAAAAAGGCGTTACCGTCGTTTTGGCGGGAGCCAGAAACGAAGAACAGGCCATTAGCAATGCTGGGGCGGTTGATATCGACCTCAGCAACGAAGAGCTGGATCAGATCAACCAAGCAGTTAATAGTTTGTAA
- a CDS encoding LysR family transcriptional regulator, with translation MFERKNRGVIPTDRGTLLYNYIIGPMIGLEEIEKLCYKKSKTSRATVSVGMCFTTFHYTLEEHVGHLPFNLITKFGECAQLLNELNAGVIDFVITSQTPPLPNLVYTPFMTTRNVLVCGGQTDISTLEKLIIANHPEPISDWLGNQVWFATSADMEAVKRFWQVNFEVSPDFKPSFVLPHYGSILRNLKSCNGFAVVPDFVCKHELANGTVKLAWEGSQQPEDMLHFAKRKNTSYPKELLHLENLLTTNGLS, from the coding sequence TTGTTTGAACGAAAAAACAGGGGCGTCATACCAACAGACAGAGGCACGCTGCTTTACAATTACATCATTGGCCCGATGATCGGCCTGGAAGAAATTGAAAAGCTTTGCTACAAAAAATCGAAAACCAGCAGGGCGACGGTGAGTGTCGGAATGTGCTTTACAACGTTTCACTATACGCTTGAAGAGCATGTCGGACATTTACCGTTCAACCTGATTACAAAGTTTGGTGAATGTGCCCAACTGTTGAATGAGCTCAATGCCGGAGTGATAGACTTTGTAATTACTTCACAAACGCCGCCGTTACCGAACTTGGTTTACACACCATTTATGACCACACGCAATGTGCTGGTCTGTGGAGGTCAAACTGACATTAGTACACTTGAAAAACTGATTATTGCTAACCATCCCGAGCCAATCTCTGATTGGCTCGGGAATCAGGTTTGGTTTGCGACTTCCGCAGACATGGAGGCTGTAAAACGTTTTTGGCAAGTAAATTTTGAAGTATCACCTGACTTTAAGCCGAGTTTCGTTCTTCCGCATTACGGGTCTATTTTACGCAATCTCAAAAGTTGTAATGGCTTTGCAGTTGTTCCGGATTTTGTATGCAAGCATGAATTGGCGAATGGAACTGTGAAACTCGCATGGGAGGGAAGCCAACAGCCTGAGGATATGCTTCATTTTGCCAAAAGAAAAAATACATCTTATCCCAAAGAGCTCTTGCACCTGGAAAATTTATTGACCACAAACGGTCTTTCATAA
- a CDS encoding helix-turn-helix domain-containing protein: protein MLNLEWFRTFKVVYEVGTLSAAAQSLFISQPGVSLHLSALESYTGYRLV, encoded by the coding sequence ATGTTGAATCTCGAATGGTTTAGGACGTTTAAAGTGGTGTACGAGGTCGGCACATTGTCGGCGGCGGCGCAGTCGTTGTTTATTTCCCAGCCTGGGGTGAGCCTGCATTTGAGTGCGCTTGAATCCTACACCGGTTACCGCCTTGTTTGA
- a CDS encoding SDR family oxidoreductase, whose product MPNSKRILITGAGSGLGEGTAIGLAQLGHEVFAGVHIGPQVTVLRDKARELGITENLRVERLDILDPYDVSAALRWDADILVNNAGIGETGPVSETPLELVRRNFETNVFAPLDLTQRFIANLIEKNRKGKVVWLSSMGGLFTPTHFGIYCSTKHALEAIAESMKEELEPFGIQVQTINPGAFFTGFNERMSETSFRWLNDAKNFTKKAALKASFDEQINTPDWKLDPQDMIDEMVRVIPAETGKFRNVFPQFVEDMLKEGQAKAWENTI is encoded by the coding sequence ATGCCGAATAGTAAAAGAATATTAATCACGGGCGCAGGTTCTGGTTTAGGGGAAGGCACCGCAATAGGACTGGCTCAATTAGGTCATGAAGTTTTTGCCGGCGTGCACATCGGGCCACAGGTAACCGTCCTTCGCGATAAAGCAAGGGAACTTGGTATTACAGAGAACCTCCGTGTGGAAAGACTTGACATTTTAGACCCGTATGACGTTAGTGCGGCACTTCGATGGGATGCTGATATACTGGTCAACAATGCCGGAATAGGAGAAACGGGCCCGGTGTCTGAAACTCCGCTGGAACTTGTTCGCAGGAATTTTGAAACCAATGTCTTTGCACCGCTGGACCTAACTCAGCGGTTCATTGCAAACCTAATTGAAAAAAACAGAAAAGGTAAAGTGGTTTGGCTGTCTTCTATGGGCGGGTTGTTTACGCCGACACATTTTGGGATTTATTGTTCTACCAAACATGCTTTGGAGGCCATCGCCGAATCCATGAAGGAAGAATTGGAACCGTTTGGCATTCAGGTTCAGACGATTAATCCGGGCGCTTTTTTTACTGGTTTCAATGAAAGAATGTCCGAAACGTCATTCCGCTGGTTGAACGATGCTAAAAATTTCACAAAAAAAGCCGCGTTAAAAGCATCTTTTGATGAACAAATTAATACGCCGGATTGGAAGCTGGACCCGCAGGATATGATCGATGAAATGGTGCGCGTCATTCCAGCCGAAACCGGAAAATTCAGGAATGTATTTCCTCAGTTTGTTGAGGATATGCTGAAAGAGGGACAGGCCAAAGCTTGGGAAAACACGATTTGA